The Henckelia pumila isolate YLH828 chromosome 2, ASM3356847v2, whole genome shotgun sequence genome includes a window with the following:
- the LOC140880638 gene encoding probable plastidic glucose transporter 2 isoform X2, with the protein MRGRHTDIFTMHKRASSKDRLNFLEKDENLEQSHNGVLKDIGNPSWKRPLPYVVVATLSSFLFGYHLGVVNDTLESISLDLGFSGSTLAEGLVVSSCLGGAFLGSIFSGLIADGLGRRRSFQLCALPMIIGSSISATTSSLGGMLLGRFLVGTGMGVGPPVVAMYVSEVSPAFVRGTYGSFTQIATCLGLMTAFFIGIPAKSVLGWWRVCFWISAIPAVLLAFLMEFSAESPHWLLKRGKIADAEEELERLFGASHVKPAMAELCKSGRGDDMDTIKISELIHGRHFKVVFLGSVLFALQQLSGINAVFYFSSTVFRSAGVSSDIGNICIGVVNLSGSIVAMILMDTLGRKVLLIWSFLGMALAMGLQVTAASGFLQGSENMYLSVAGMLLFVVTFSLGAGPVPGLLLSEIFPGRIRATAMAICMAVHWVINFFVGLLFLHLLEILGPKTLYTVFTTICLMAVAFVKKNVVETKGKSLHELEMALLPVD; encoded by the exons ATGCGAGGGCGCCATACAGACATCTTCACAATGCACAAGCGTGCATCGTCAAAAGACCGTCTCAATTTCCTCGAGAAAGATGAAAATTTAG AGCAGTCACACAATGGTGTGTTGAAAGATATTGGGAACCCTTCCTGGAAGCGACCCTTGCCATATGTTGTGGTTGCAACTCTATCATCATTTTTGTTTGGCTACCATCTTGG GGTGGTGAATGACACATTGGAGAGTATTTCATTGGATCTTGGTTTCAGTGGTAGTACGTTGGCTGAAG GTCTGGTAGTGAGTTCATGTCTAGGAGGTGCCTTTCTTGGATCAATCTTCAGTGGTTTGATCGCTGATGGACTTGGTCGTAGAAGATCGTTTCAGTTGTGTGCTTTACCGATGATTATTGGTTCTTCCATAAG TGCCACAACAAGTAGCTTGGGAGGTATGCTCCTAGGACGGTTTTTGGTTGGAACTGGTATGGGAGTTGGTCCTCCAGTTGTAGCAATGTATGTATCAGAG GTTTCTCCAGCTTTTGTAAGGGGTACGTATGGAAGCTTCACTCAGATTGCAACCTGCCTTGGACTTATGACAGCGTTCTTCATAGGGATTCCAGCAAAAAGTGTTCTTGGTTG GTGGAGAGTATGCTTCTGGATCTCTGCTATTCCTGCTGTTCTATTAGCTTTTTTGATGGAGTTCTCTGCTGAGTCTCCTCATTGGCTTTTGAAG AGAGGAAAAATAGCGGACGCTGAAGAAGAACTTGAGAGGCTTTTTGGGGCTTCACATGTTAAACCTGCAATGGCAGAGTTATGCAAGTCAGGCAGAGGTGATGATATGGATACAATAAAAATTTCGGAGTTGATTCACGGTCGACATTTTAAAG TGGTATTCCTTGGGTCTGTCCTATTTGCTTTACAACAATTGTCGGGCATAAATGCTGTGTTCTACTTCTCATCAACTGTCTTCAGAAGTGCAGGAGTGTCCTCAGATATTGGAAATATATGTATAGGTGTGGTAAATTTATCAG GATCTATTGTTGCAATGATTTTGATGGATACATTAGGAAGGAAGGTGCTTTTGATTTGGAGTTTCTTGGGCATG GCATTGGCTATGGGTCTTCAAGTCACAGCAGCTAGTGGATTTTTGCAAGGCTCGGAAAATATGTATCTTTCTGTTGCGGGCATGCTGCT GTTTGTTGTCACTTTTTCCTTGGGCGCTGGGCCTGTGCCTGGCCTCCTCCTCTCAGAGATATTCCCTGGCCGAATTAGGGCGACTGCAATGGCTATTTGCATGGCCGTACATTGG gtgataaatttttttgttggtTTGTTATTTCTGCATCTGTTGGAGATTCTGGGGCCAAAAACTTTATATACAGTGTTCACTACCATTTGCTTGATGGCAGTTGCCTTTGTAAAGAAGAACGTGGTAGAAACCAAGGGGAAGTCATTACATGAACTTGAAATGGCACTTCTTCCTGTTGATTAA
- the LOC140880638 gene encoding probable plastidic glucose transporter 2 isoform X1, with product MSLVLQFFVQVIFMQYIFLLTVVVKWGGKLLSLPFFSGISEQSHNGVLKDIGNPSWKRPLPYVVVATLSSFLFGYHLGVVNDTLESISLDLGFSGSTLAEGLVVSSCLGGAFLGSIFSGLIADGLGRRRSFQLCALPMIIGSSISATTSSLGGMLLGRFLVGTGMGVGPPVVAMYVSEVSPAFVRGTYGSFTQIATCLGLMTAFFIGIPAKSVLGWWRVCFWISAIPAVLLAFLMEFSAESPHWLLKRGKIADAEEELERLFGASHVKPAMAELCKSGRGDDMDTIKISELIHGRHFKVVFLGSVLFALQQLSGINAVFYFSSTVFRSAGVSSDIGNICIGVVNLSGSIVAMILMDTLGRKVLLIWSFLGMALAMGLQVTAASGFLQGSENMYLSVAGMLLFVVTFSLGAGPVPGLLLSEIFPGRIRATAMAICMAVHWVINFFVGLLFLHLLEILGPKTLYTVFTTICLMAVAFVKKNVVETKGKSLHELEMALLPVD from the exons ATGTCATTGGTCTTGCAATTTTTTGTGCAAGTAATTTTTATGcaatatatatttcttcttaCTGTTGTGGTGAAGTGGGGTGGTAAGCTGTTGAGTCTTCCTTTTTTTTCCGGAATTTCAGAGCAGTCACACAATGGTGTGTTGAAAGATATTGGGAACCCTTCCTGGAAGCGACCCTTGCCATATGTTGTGGTTGCAACTCTATCATCATTTTTGTTTGGCTACCATCTTGG GGTGGTGAATGACACATTGGAGAGTATTTCATTGGATCTTGGTTTCAGTGGTAGTACGTTGGCTGAAG GTCTGGTAGTGAGTTCATGTCTAGGAGGTGCCTTTCTTGGATCAATCTTCAGTGGTTTGATCGCTGATGGACTTGGTCGTAGAAGATCGTTTCAGTTGTGTGCTTTACCGATGATTATTGGTTCTTCCATAAG TGCCACAACAAGTAGCTTGGGAGGTATGCTCCTAGGACGGTTTTTGGTTGGAACTGGTATGGGAGTTGGTCCTCCAGTTGTAGCAATGTATGTATCAGAG GTTTCTCCAGCTTTTGTAAGGGGTACGTATGGAAGCTTCACTCAGATTGCAACCTGCCTTGGACTTATGACAGCGTTCTTCATAGGGATTCCAGCAAAAAGTGTTCTTGGTTG GTGGAGAGTATGCTTCTGGATCTCTGCTATTCCTGCTGTTCTATTAGCTTTTTTGATGGAGTTCTCTGCTGAGTCTCCTCATTGGCTTTTGAAG AGAGGAAAAATAGCGGACGCTGAAGAAGAACTTGAGAGGCTTTTTGGGGCTTCACATGTTAAACCTGCAATGGCAGAGTTATGCAAGTCAGGCAGAGGTGATGATATGGATACAATAAAAATTTCGGAGTTGATTCACGGTCGACATTTTAAAG TGGTATTCCTTGGGTCTGTCCTATTTGCTTTACAACAATTGTCGGGCATAAATGCTGTGTTCTACTTCTCATCAACTGTCTTCAGAAGTGCAGGAGTGTCCTCAGATATTGGAAATATATGTATAGGTGTGGTAAATTTATCAG GATCTATTGTTGCAATGATTTTGATGGATACATTAGGAAGGAAGGTGCTTTTGATTTGGAGTTTCTTGGGCATG GCATTGGCTATGGGTCTTCAAGTCACAGCAGCTAGTGGATTTTTGCAAGGCTCGGAAAATATGTATCTTTCTGTTGCGGGCATGCTGCT GTTTGTTGTCACTTTTTCCTTGGGCGCTGGGCCTGTGCCTGGCCTCCTCCTCTCAGAGATATTCCCTGGCCGAATTAGGGCGACTGCAATGGCTATTTGCATGGCCGTACATTGG gtgataaatttttttgttggtTTGTTATTTCTGCATCTGTTGGAGATTCTGGGGCCAAAAACTTTATATACAGTGTTCACTACCATTTGCTTGATGGCAGTTGCCTTTGTAAAGAAGAACGTGGTAGAAACCAAGGGGAAGTCATTACATGAACTTGAAATGGCACTTCTTCCTGTTGATTAA
- the LOC140880638 gene encoding probable plastidic glucose transporter 2 isoform X3, which translates to MSLVLQFFVQVIFMQYIFLLTVVVKWGGKLLSLPFFSGISEQSHNGVLKDIGNPSWKRPLPYVVVATLSSFLFGYHLGGSTLAEGLVVSSCLGGAFLGSIFSGLIADGLGRRRSFQLCALPMIIGSSISATTSSLGGMLLGRFLVGTGMGVGPPVVAMYVSEVSPAFVRGTYGSFTQIATCLGLMTAFFIGIPAKSVLGWWRVCFWISAIPAVLLAFLMEFSAESPHWLLKRGKIADAEEELERLFGASHVKPAMAELCKSGRGDDMDTIKISELIHGRHFKVVFLGSVLFALQQLSGINAVFYFSSTVFRSAGVSSDIGNICIGVVNLSGSIVAMILMDTLGRKVLLIWSFLGMALAMGLQVTAASGFLQGSENMYLSVAGMLLFVVTFSLGAGPVPGLLLSEIFPGRIRATAMAICMAVHWVINFFVGLLFLHLLEILGPKTLYTVFTTICLMAVAFVKKNVVETKGKSLHELEMALLPVD; encoded by the exons ATGTCATTGGTCTTGCAATTTTTTGTGCAAGTAATTTTTATGcaatatatatttcttcttaCTGTTGTGGTGAAGTGGGGTGGTAAGCTGTTGAGTCTTCCTTTTTTTTCCGGAATTTCAGAGCAGTCACACAATGGTGTGTTGAAAGATATTGGGAACCCTTCCTGGAAGCGACCCTTGCCATATGTTGTGGTTGCAACTCTATCATCATTTTTGTTTGGCTACCATCTTGG TGGTAGTACGTTGGCTGAAG GTCTGGTAGTGAGTTCATGTCTAGGAGGTGCCTTTCTTGGATCAATCTTCAGTGGTTTGATCGCTGATGGACTTGGTCGTAGAAGATCGTTTCAGTTGTGTGCTTTACCGATGATTATTGGTTCTTCCATAAG TGCCACAACAAGTAGCTTGGGAGGTATGCTCCTAGGACGGTTTTTGGTTGGAACTGGTATGGGAGTTGGTCCTCCAGTTGTAGCAATGTATGTATCAGAG GTTTCTCCAGCTTTTGTAAGGGGTACGTATGGAAGCTTCACTCAGATTGCAACCTGCCTTGGACTTATGACAGCGTTCTTCATAGGGATTCCAGCAAAAAGTGTTCTTGGTTG GTGGAGAGTATGCTTCTGGATCTCTGCTATTCCTGCTGTTCTATTAGCTTTTTTGATGGAGTTCTCTGCTGAGTCTCCTCATTGGCTTTTGAAG AGAGGAAAAATAGCGGACGCTGAAGAAGAACTTGAGAGGCTTTTTGGGGCTTCACATGTTAAACCTGCAATGGCAGAGTTATGCAAGTCAGGCAGAGGTGATGATATGGATACAATAAAAATTTCGGAGTTGATTCACGGTCGACATTTTAAAG TGGTATTCCTTGGGTCTGTCCTATTTGCTTTACAACAATTGTCGGGCATAAATGCTGTGTTCTACTTCTCATCAACTGTCTTCAGAAGTGCAGGAGTGTCCTCAGATATTGGAAATATATGTATAGGTGTGGTAAATTTATCAG GATCTATTGTTGCAATGATTTTGATGGATACATTAGGAAGGAAGGTGCTTTTGATTTGGAGTTTCTTGGGCATG GCATTGGCTATGGGTCTTCAAGTCACAGCAGCTAGTGGATTTTTGCAAGGCTCGGAAAATATGTATCTTTCTGTTGCGGGCATGCTGCT GTTTGTTGTCACTTTTTCCTTGGGCGCTGGGCCTGTGCCTGGCCTCCTCCTCTCAGAGATATTCCCTGGCCGAATTAGGGCGACTGCAATGGCTATTTGCATGGCCGTACATTGG gtgataaatttttttgttggtTTGTTATTTCTGCATCTGTTGGAGATTCTGGGGCCAAAAACTTTATATACAGTGTTCACTACCATTTGCTTGATGGCAGTTGCCTTTGTAAAGAAGAACGTGGTAGAAACCAAGGGGAAGTCATTACATGAACTTGAAATGGCACTTCTTCCTGTTGATTAA